One segment of Eschrichtius robustus isolate mEscRob2 chromosome 3, mEscRob2.pri, whole genome shotgun sequence DNA contains the following:
- the POGK gene encoding pogo transposable element with KRAB domain: MESTAYPLNMTLKEEEEEEEIQSRELEDGPTDMQKVRICSEGGWVPALFDEVAIYFSDEEWEVLTEQQKALYREVMRMNYETVLSLEFPFPKPDMITRLEREEESQNSDEWQFQGGTFAENEESDVKPPDWVGPVNTASQFPQPQHLDSYGLRLPRDITELPEWGEGYPFYMAMGFPGYDLSADDLAGKFQFSRGMRRSYDAGFKLMVVEYAESTNNCQAAKQFGVLEKNVRDWRKVKPQLQNAHAMRRAFRGPKNGRFALVDQRVAEYVRYMQAKGDPITREAMQLKALEIAQEMNIPEKGFKASLGWCRRMMRRYDLSLRHKVPVPQQLPEDLTEKLVTYQRSVLALRRAHDYQVAQMGNADETPICLEVPSRVTVDNQGEKPVLVKTPGREKLKITAMLGVLADGRKLPPYIILRGTYIPPGKFPSGMEIRCHRYGWMTEDLMQDWLEVVWRRRTGAVPKQRGMLILNGFRGHATDSVKSSMESMSTDMVIIPGGLTSQLQVLDVVVYKPLNDSVRAQYSNWLLAGNLALSPTGNAKKPPLGLFLEWVMVAWNSISSESIVQGFKKCHISSNLEDEDDVLWEIESELPGGGEPSKECDTESLTESN, translated from the exons ATGGAGTCCACAGCCTACCCTCTCAATATGACcctgaaagaagaggaagaagaagaagagattcAGAGCCGGGAACTGGAGGATGGCCCCACAGATATGCAGAAAGTCCGAATCTGCTCAGAAGGCGGATGG GTGCCAGCCCTATTCGATGAGGTGGCCATATATTTTTCCGATGAGGAGTGGGAAGTTTTGACGGAGCAACAAAAGGCCCTCTACCGGGAGGTCATGAGGATGAATTATGAAACTGTCCTGTCCCTGG AATTCCCATTCCCTAAGCCCGACATGATCACTCGGttggaaagggaggaggagtcTCAGAATTCTGACGAATGGCAGTTCCAGGGAGGAACCTTTGCAG AAAATGAAGAATCTGACGTGAAGCCCCCAGATTGGGTGGGCCCGGTGAACACGGCCTCCCAGTTTCCCCAGCCTCAGCACCTGGACAGCTATGGCCTCCGTCTGCCTCGGGACATCACAGAGCTGCCCGAGTGGGGCGAGGGGTACCCCTTCTACATGGCCATGGGCTTCCCCGGCTATGACCTCTCGGCAGACGACCTGGCCGGGAAGTTTCAGTTCAGCCGGGGCATGCGCCGCAGTTACGACGCGGGGTTCAAGTTAATGGTGGTGGAGTACGCCGAGAGCACCAACAACTGCCAGGCGGCCAAACAGTTCGGGGTGCTGGAAAAAAACGTCCGCGACTGGCGCAAAGTGAAGCCGCAGCTGCAGAACGCCCACGCCATGCGGCGCGCCTTCCGGGGCCCCAAAAACGGGCGCTTCGCCCTGGTGGACCAGCGCGTGGCCGAGTACGTTCGATACATGCAGGCCAAAGGGGACCCCATCACCAGGGAGGCCATGCAGCTGAAAGCTCTGGAGATCGCCCAGGAGATGAACATTCCGGAGAAAGGGTTCAAGGCCAGCTTGGGCTGGTGTCGAAGAATGATGCGAAGGTATGACTTGTCTCTGCGGCATAAGGTGCCGGTGCCCCAGCAGCTGCCGGAAGACTTGACCGAGAAGCTCGTCACCTACCAGCGGAGCGTCCTGGCTCTGCGCAGGGCACACGACTACCAGGTGGCTCAGATGGGAAATGCTGACGAGACGCCCATTTGCTTAGAGGTGCCCTCGAGGGTGACTGTGGACAACCAGGGTGAAAAGCCCGTCTTGGTCAAGACGCCAGGCCGGGAGAAACTGAAAATCACAGCCATGCTTGGTGTCTTGGCAGATGGGAGGAAGTTACCTCCGTACATCATTCTGAGGGGCACATACATCCCCCCCGGGAAGTTCCCCAGTGGCATGGAAATCCGTTGTCACCGGTACGGATGGATGACGGAGGACTTGATGCAGGACTGGTTGGAAGTGGTGTGGAGGCGGAGAACCGGTGCAGTGCCCAAGCAGCGAGGGATGCTGATCCTGAACGGCTTCCGGGGCCACGCCACTGACTCGGTGAAGAGCTCCATGGAAAGCATGAGCACCGATATGGTCATCATCCCGGGGGGCCTGACCTCGCAGCTGCAGGTGTTGGATGTGGTGGTCTACAAACCCCTGAATGACAGTGTCCGGGCCCAGTACTCCAACTGGCTCCTGGCGGGGAACCTGGCACTGAGCCCCACGGGGAACGCCAAGAAGCCGCCCCTTGGCCTCTTTCTGGAGTGGGTCATGGTGGCGTGGAATAGCATCTCAAGCGAATCCATCGTCCAGGGGTTTAAGAAGTGCCACATCTCTAGCAACTTGGAGGACGAGGATGACGTCCTGTGGGAAATCGAGAGCGAGCTGCCAGGAGGAGGGGAACCGTCCAAAGAGTGCGACACTGAGAGCCTGACAGAGAGCAACTGA
- the TADA1 gene encoding transcriptional adapter 1 produces MATFVSELEAAKKNLSEALGDNVKQYWANLKLWFKQKISKEEFDLEAHRLLTQDNVHSHNDFLLAILTRCQILVSTPEGAGSLPWTGGSAAKPGKPKGKKKLSSVRQKFDHRFQPQNPLSGAQQFVAKDPQDDDDLKLCSHTMMLPTRGQLEGRMIVTAYEHGLDNVTEEAVSAVVYAVENHLKDILTSVVSRRKAYRLRDGHFKYAFGSNVTPQPYLKNSVVAYNNLIESPPAFSAPCAGQNPASHLPPDDAEQQAALLLACSGDTLPTSLPPVNMYDLFEALQVHREVIPTHTVYALNIERIIMKLWHPNHEELQQDKVHCQRLAAKEGLLLC; encoded by the exons ATGGCGACCTTTGTGAGCGAGCTGGAGGCGGCCAAGAAGAACTTGAGCGAGGCCCTGGGGGACAACGTGAAACA ATACTGGGCTAACTTAAAGTTGTGGTTCAAGCAGAAGATCAGCAAAGAAGAGTTTGACCTTGAAGCTCATAGACTTCTCACACAGGATAATG TCCATTCTCACAACGATTTCCTCCTGGCTATTCTCACGCGTTGTCAGATTTTGGTGTCTACACCAG AGGGTGCTGGATCTTTACCCTGGACAGGGGGTTCTGCAGCCAAACCTGGAAaaccaaagggaaagaaaaagcttTCTTCTGTTCGTCAGAAATTTGAT CATAGATTCCAGCCTCAAAATCCTCTCTCGGGAGCCCAGCAGTTTGTGGCTAAGGATCCCCAAGATGATGATGACTTGAAACTTTGTTCCCACACAATGATGCTTCCCACCCGGGGTCAGCTTGAAGGGAGAATGATAGTGACTGCTTACGAGCATGGGCTGGACAACGTCACCGAGGAGGCTGTCTCAGCTGTGGTCTATGCGGTGGAG AATCACCTTAAAGATATACTGACATCAGTTGTGTCAAGAAGGAAAGCTTATCGACTACGTGATGGTCATTTTAAATATGCCTTTGGTAGTAATGTGACCCCACAACCATACCTGAAGAATAGTGTAGTAGCTTACAACAACTTAATAGAAAG CCCTCCAGCCTTTTCTGCTCCTTGTGCCGGCCAGAATCCAGCGTCTCACCTGCCCCCTGACGACGCCGAGCAGCAGGCTGCACTCCTGCTGGCGTGCTCGGGGGACACGCTGCCCACATCTTTGCCTCCGGTGAACATGTACGACCTTTTTGAAGCTTTGCAG gtACACAGGGAAGTCATTCCTACACACACTGTATATGCTCTCAACATTGAAAGGATCATTATGAAACTCTGGCATCCAAATCATGAAGAGCTGCAGCAAGACAAAGTCCACTGCCAGCGCTTGGCAGCCAAGGAGGGGCTTTTGCTCTGCTGA